The nucleotide window TTATcgaattttgataaatattttgaaaaactatGTGGATACTCTAAGTAAAAGTGTAAGATATATAGCATCTTGATGACTAATCACAcatcaattttaattataaatatttaacaaataagattttgaattaGTGTCTATTATAATAAAGGTGAATAATAGCAAAAAATTAGTGTTTATGTTCGAATTCGCCGTAAAATTGGCAGACTCGCGTCAGTTCTGAACTCCAGTTTAACCTCTGctataaaattgtttaaaatagCGGTTGTTCAGTTATAAACTGCTACAAATCAATCGTTTTGGATATATATTCAAGAATCAGCAgattttcatcttatttttctcatgcGAATACAAACAAGAGCAGATAGAGGCGCGAAACACACCTCCATGCGCTAATCTTTACCACCGTGTAATTTAGTTTGTTAGTATCAGTTGCATCGCGTTTCCTCTTAGTGGATCCAAATTTGATAAAACAATAACTGTCTTATTGAATTCTAACCAAAAATAAGAAAGGCGCAATTTTCCTTCGGAGCtcaaaaataaatcattttattTGATAACACTCAAAATCAATAGTTACAACGCAAAAAGGGTGACCTAtgcatgaaaatataataattataaaaatttcaaccGCATTTACACATTGAGATCGAGGAAAGAACCTTAAATACATATATCTGTTTAGTAAACTGGTAAGGAGGAATGTTAGAATGTTAGGGATCATAAATTTTTGGGATTTGTAGTCATCAAATAATTatcaatgataattttaatggtgtgagattagtATAAAATTTCATCTAATGACTTACTATTATTTATTGATTATATGTtggccaaaatttaataaagttgttggctctttaaactttttcattgataaattatatatatgtgtatagtTGTGTACGATCAACTTAATTAATAAGTCCCACTTGAGTCTTTTAAATATACacgtaataaaattaatttagatttgTTGAATATCGTAATTAGTTCATTTATTcgcttaaataaatattaaaagtttaaattatatcttatgcatataacaatttattagtctataataaattttaaaatagaatttaaattcacaacaaattaatttttaatacgtGGATTAAAAGATATCATGCCAGCGAGAGAGGATTGCAGGTAGCTCTGTAATTAAGGTGAAATCACGTGTATAAACTATAGTCCGTACACATCCATTACAGTGCAAcagaaaatattagaaaaataaaaatggaaaagatgatGGCCATTACCGTCaaatgaataattatttatatatttttaatttttaaataagtacATAATTTTATAGTACTGTGTcaaatattttatgaataaaaatatagaatttgATCTTTATTGATTCATATCAACAATTTCGACTTCGGCAGCTTTGATCGAGAACTGTTTAATAGAAAAAGAATCTTCGGGTCTCACTAACAAATCGAGATTCTCCACTCAACAAATCATATCAgaataatcctaaaaatccaACTAATAGCTCAGTGCAATGGCTAGAAGCCAAGATTTTTTCGCCTATATAAATTTACCATTCAATCCTCCTCAGGGGACAATTTTCTTAACAAACACAAAGAAAATACCACACAATAACAATCTCTTACTGTTTTTGGTTATTTATTCTCTCTTAGAAAAAccactgacttgagcgtcggagtctCTTTTGCAGCTTCCACGCCAAGCCTGTCCAAGTTCTGAGGACCACCTTCCGAGTTAGAAGAGATCCGCAGAGGAAGCGTGTGTCCGAGCTATAATTCGGAAGAGATATCCTTAAACGGAAcatttggcgcccaccgtggaGCACTGAGTAACTAACCCCACCTTTCTCTACACTACTCCTGTTTCGTTTTGCAGGGTCACCAATCTCCGCAAATGACAGACAACGAAATTCAACAACCCTCACAAGCCGAACTATTGGCCATGATCGCGGAACTTCAAACTGAAGTTCAAAAAATAGCCGAGCAATCGTCGAAGAATCCAGGAGGGAATAGCTCTCAGGCTCGAGAAATAGAGCCGCTAGAGATTACTCCGCCAAAGGAAAAACTCACACTTGATAACCCTTTCTCGGAAGGTGTCATGAGTGTTCAAATGCCAAAGAATATTGTGCTTCCCATCGGGCTCAAACCCTACGAGGCTACGAGGGATTCGACGACCCACGTgtacacataaaaaaatttcaatccaTGATGTTCTTTAACGGTGCCTCTGACTCTGTACTCTGTCGATCTTTTCCAACTTGTTTAGATGGTGCTGTTTACTTTGGTTTTCCAACATTCCCGCAGATTCCATCTCTTGCTTCGAGGATTTGGCAACGTCCTTTATTGACTATTTTGCAGCTTCAATGATATATGTCCACGGGGCGAATTACCTCAACACCATTAAGCAGGGTTCACATGAAAGTTTGAAGGATTATATGACCAGATTCGCCAAGGCAACCATGGAAATACCCGACCTCAACCCCAAGGTACACCTCCACGCACTAAAGAGTGGCCTGAGACTAGGCAAATTCCAGGAGACAATAGCTATAACCAAACCCAGGACCTTAGAGGAATTCCGCGAAAAGGCGGTTGGACAAATGGAAATTGAAGAGCTTAGAGAAGCTCGGCGAGCGGAAAAACAACAGCCTCGGCGAGAAGAGGAAAAACACCCCAAGATACTGAATCAAAAGGACAATAAGAAGCCCTTCAAACTAACGGCGAAATATGATGCCTATACCCAGTTCAACACCAGGAGAGAAGACATCATCAAGGAGATATTGAATGCAAAGATCTTCAAGCCACCCAGCAGAGCGGGCTCATATCAAGACCAGAGATACGTTGACAAATCAAAACACTGCGTCTTCTATAAAAAATTTGGCTACACAATCGACAAATGCGTGATCGCTAAAGACCTCCTGGAGAGGTTGGCCAGACAAGGCCACCTGGACAAGTATATAGGCGGCCCGAATGCAACAGACCTGATAGAACACCGCCGACCTTCAACCAGAACAAAATCCAAATACTATAGAAAAGGCCAAGCCTCAACCACCACCAACAAGGGGAGTCATAAACTGCATCTCAGGAGGATTTGCAGGAGACGGACATACAAGCTCAGCAAGGAAACAAAGTTACAAAACCATGTTAATGGTCCAGACGACGAAGGAAGCAACCACACAGCCACCAGCCATACCTACCATCACATTCGAACAATCTGATTACCAAGCAACAACTACTAACCTTGACAATCCCGTGGTGATATCAATCCAAGCAGGAGATCTCCTCGTTAGAAAAGTGCTACTTGATCCTGGCAGTAGCATAGATATTCTCTTTTACTCCACTTTTCAGAAGATGAAACTCAGTACAAATGTGATGCAGCCATACTCAGGAGAACGAGTTTCCATCCTGGGAAGCGTATGGTTGAAAATAACAATGGGGGAGCACCCACTATACAAAACAAGAGATGTGCGATTCCTAGTAGTCGACTGCCCCAGCCTATACAATATAATTCTGGGTAGACCATCTTTAAATTCCTTTTGTGCTATAGCATCTACTGTTCACCTATGTGTCAAATTTTAGGTATCTAACAACAGAACAGCAACAGTATACTCCAACCAAATAGAAGCTCGATGATGTTATAACGAGAGCCTAAAGAACAAATCAGAAAGCAGCTCAAGAGCCGAGCTTTCGAAAGAGTCCTACCATGTATCAAATATCTCAGGAACGGTCGACCTAGATCCCCGAGAAGACCTACAAAGCAGGCCCTCACCCACAGATGACCTGGTGAAGGTAATTTTAGACACCGATCATAATCATGTTACTTACATTAGTCGTTCACTCCCTGCGGGAACCAAACAATACATAATCGGCATACTTCGAAGAAATGCTGACCTTGTGCATGGACCCCGATAGACATGTCAGGCATTGATCCGAACTTCATATGCCACAAGCTATAGATCGACCCAAAAATCTAACCTAtagcacaaaagaaaagaaacatgaGTAATGAAAAAAGATCGGTCTGTCTAGAAGAAACACAGAAACTACTAAAGGCTGGATTCATCCAGGAACTACGCTTCACAACGTGGCTCTCTAATGTAGTTTTGGTAAGGAAAGCCTCAGGTAAATGGCGAATGTGTGTAGACTTTACAAATCTAAATAAAGCATGTCCCAAAGATGCATACCCCCTCCCTTGCATTGACAAATTAGTAGATAATGCATCCTGTTACAATGTTTTAAGCTTTTTAGATGCATACTCAGGGTATAATCAAATACTAATGCACCCCaaagatcaaaacaaaataGCATTTATTACTAAATTAGGGAATTATTGTTATAAGGTTATGCCTTTTGGACTTAAGAATGCATGTGCCACTTACCAACGCCTAATGAATAATGTCTTCGGAAAGCAAATCGGAAAAACTTGGAGGCTTACGTCGACAATATGGtagtaaaaacaaaacaacatcAGGACCACGGAGTCGACCTTGAAGAAATCTTCGAACAAGTCAGGAAACACAACATGCGGCTCAACCCCGAAAAGTGTGCATTCGGGGTAACTGGTGGCAAATTCCTTGGCTTTATGCTGACATCTAGAGGCATAGAGGCAAATCCAGAAAAAATGTAATGCAGTAATAAAGATGCAAAGCCCTCAGACGGTGAAAGAAGTGCAATAATTAAACGGCAGACTAGCTGCCCTATCTCGTTTCCTCCCATCAATTTCCACACACTCGCAACATTTTCTCAACATAatcaagaaataaaataaatttaattggaaCGCTGAATGCGAGACAGCCTtccaaaaactcaaaaataattttgtcctCCCCACCAGTCTTACAAAAACGAAGTCCAGGTAAGCctttactaatatatttatctGGTACCTCTAACGCTATAAGCTCGGCATTGATCACAGAAACATATGGAAGACAAGACCTAATATATTTTGTAAGCAAAACATTACAAAATGCAAAGCTAAGA belongs to Arachis duranensis cultivar V14167 chromosome 8, aradu.V14167.gnm2.J7QH, whole genome shotgun sequence and includes:
- the LOC107460975 gene encoding uncharacterized protein LOC107460975; translated protein: MEGHQSPQMTDNEIQQPSQAELLAMIAELQTEVQKIAEQSSKNPGGNSSQAREIEPLEITPPKEKLTLDNPFSEGVMSVQMPKNIVLPIGLKPYEATRDSTTHVWCCLLWFSNIPADSISCFEDLATSFIDYFAASMIYVHGANYLNTIKQGSHESLKDYMTRFAKATMEIPDLNPKVHLHALKSGLRLGKFQETIAITKPRTLEEFREKAVGQMEIEELREARRAEKQQPRREEEKHPKILNQKDNKKPFKLTAKYDAYTQFNTRREDIIKEILNAKIFKPPSRAGSYQDQRYVDKSKHCVFYKKFGYTIDKCVIAKDLLERLARQGHLDKYIGGPNATDLIEHRRPSTRTKSKYYRKGQASTTTNKGSHKLHLRRICRRRTYKLSKETKLQNHVNGPDDEGSNHTATSHTYHHIRTI